In a single window of the Bradyrhizobium erythrophlei genome:
- a CDS encoding aliphatic sulfonate ABC transporter substrate-binding protein — MLKISRRALAAMIAVATLMPGGATAAEALKEIHIDWATYNPVSMILKQKGLLEKEFAKDGISIVWVQSAGSNKALEFLNAGSIDFGSTAGSAALVARINGNPIKSIYVFSRPEWTALVTAKDSKITTVADLKGKRVAVTRGTDPHIFLVRALLDAGLSEKDITPVLLQHADGKTALIRGDVDAWAGLDPMMAQAEIEDGARLFFRNPAANTWGILNVREQFLQDHPDVVRRVLAVYEEARKYSLANYDDLKKTFIAVTKLPEAVVDKQLKERTELTHSRIGAPQRDSILAAGLALQQAGVIDAKVDVKATLDALIDDQVPLPTN; from the coding sequence ATGCTCAAGATTTCACGGCGCGCCCTGGCTGCGATGATCGCCGTCGCGACGCTGATGCCCGGCGGGGCCACCGCGGCCGAGGCGCTCAAGGAAATTCATATCGATTGGGCGACCTACAATCCGGTGTCGATGATCCTGAAGCAAAAGGGGTTGCTGGAAAAGGAATTCGCCAAGGACGGCATCAGCATCGTCTGGGTGCAGTCGGCCGGCTCCAACAAGGCGCTCGAGTTCCTCAACGCCGGGTCGATCGATTTCGGCTCGACCGCGGGCTCCGCGGCGCTGGTGGCCAGGATCAACGGCAATCCGATCAAGTCGATCTACGTCTTTTCGCGCCCGGAATGGACCGCGCTGGTCACGGCCAAGGACTCCAAGATCACGACGGTCGCCGACCTCAAAGGCAAACGCGTCGCGGTGACGCGCGGCACCGATCCGCACATCTTCCTGGTGCGGGCGCTGCTCGATGCCGGCCTGAGCGAAAAGGACATCACTCCGGTGCTGCTGCAGCATGCCGACGGCAAGACCGCGCTGATCCGCGGCGACGTCGATGCCTGGGCGGGTCTCGATCCGATGATGGCGCAGGCGGAAATCGAAGACGGCGCCAGGCTGTTCTTCCGCAATCCGGCCGCCAACACCTGGGGCATACTCAATGTGCGCGAACAGTTTCTGCAGGATCACCCTGACGTCGTTCGCCGCGTGCTCGCGGTCTATGAAGAGGCGCGCAAATATTCGCTGGCCAACTACGACGATCTGAAGAAGACATTCATCGCGGTGACAAAACTGCCGGAAGCGGTGGTCGACAAGCAGCTCAAGGAGCGCACCGAACTGACCCACAGCCGGATCGGCGCGCCGCAGCGCGACTCGATTCTGGCCGCGGGCCTGGCGCTGCAGCAGGCCGGCGTCATCGATGCCAAGGTCGACGTCAAGGCAACGCTCGACGCGCTGATCGACGATCAGGTCCCGCTGCCGACGAATTGA
- a CDS encoding nuclear transport factor 2 family protein — MTDAEVQEFVTRFAAAWAARDGNAFLDFWHAEGLLHTPMVNRTIKGSELDRLMQVQTSAAPDFVWQLLDWTSRGEVVIIEWQTTRIVNGTRFDWRGVDKFRIRNGKIIEERVYCDTAPLRALRTGEALEPITKF, encoded by the coding sequence ATGACGGACGCAGAGGTTCAGGAATTTGTAACGCGGTTTGCGGCGGCGTGGGCGGCGCGCGACGGCAATGCCTTTCTCGATTTCTGGCATGCGGAAGGGTTGCTGCACACCCCGATGGTGAACCGAACGATCAAGGGAAGCGAACTCGATCGTCTGATGCAGGTGCAGACCTCAGCTGCGCCGGACTTCGTCTGGCAATTGCTGGACTGGACCTCGCGCGGCGAGGTGGTGATCATCGAATGGCAGACCACCCGCATCGTCAACGGTACCAGGTTCGACTGGCGCGGCGTCGACAAGTTCCGCATCAGGAACGGCAAGATCATCGAGGAACGGGTCTACTGCGACACCGCGCCTTTGCGCGCGCTCCGCACCGGCGAGGCGCTGGAGCCGATCACCAAATTCTGA
- a CDS encoding ABC transporter ATP-binding protein — protein sequence MLVLDRVGKTYPNGVHALERFSAEIELGEIVAIIGGSGCGKSTLLRAIAGLDRATSGTVTLDDIAISAPHAKIGIIFQEPRLLPWLSVAENIGFGLSELPADTRREKVARALARVGLADKAGAWPRELSGGQAQRVAIARALVPQPEVLLLDEPFSALDAFTRRDLQDHLLDLWADTRPTLVLVTHDVDEAVVLADRVLVMRPRPGRLFEEIRINLARPRDRQSPHFDNFKRRVLTALDRSLDRNVPDAEPKSNAGEAMWW from the coding sequence ATGCTGGTGCTGGATCGCGTCGGCAAAACCTATCCCAACGGCGTCCACGCGCTGGAGCGGTTTTCCGCGGAAATCGAACTCGGCGAGATCGTCGCCATCATCGGCGGCTCCGGCTGCGGAAAGTCGACGCTGCTGCGCGCCATCGCCGGCCTCGACCGCGCCACGTCAGGCACTGTGACGCTCGATGATATCGCTATCTCGGCGCCGCATGCGAAAATCGGCATCATCTTTCAGGAGCCGCGGCTGCTTCCGTGGCTCAGCGTGGCCGAAAATATCGGTTTCGGCCTCTCGGAACTGCCCGCCGATACCCGCCGTGAGAAAGTCGCCCGCGCGCTGGCGCGGGTCGGCCTCGCCGACAAGGCCGGTGCGTGGCCGCGTGAATTGTCCGGTGGACAGGCGCAGCGGGTCGCGATCGCGCGTGCGCTGGTGCCGCAACCGGAAGTGCTGCTGCTGGACGAGCCTTTCTCCGCGCTGGATGCCTTTACCCGGCGGGATTTGCAGGACCATCTGCTCGACCTCTGGGCCGATACCCGGCCGACTCTGGTGCTGGTGACCCATGATGTCGACGAGGCCGTGGTGCTGGCCGACCGCGTTCTGGTGATGCGGCCGCGTCCGGGCCGCTTGTTCGAGGAAATCAGGATCAATCTGGCACGGCCGCGCGACCGCCAATCGCCGCACTTCGACAACTTCAAGCGCCGCGTGCTGACCGCGCTGGACCGCTCGCTCGACCGCAACGTGCCCGATGCCGAGCCGAAATCGAACGCCGGCGAAGCGATGTGGTGGTGA
- a CDS encoding methylated-DNA--[protein]-cysteine S-methyltransferase, with protein MNARPPETFALDRMATPIGTALLVTDADGALRALDWEDHEPRLRQLLRLQYGAAALKDAQAPRDITAALTEYFAGDLASLNAIRWRVAGTVFQRKVWTALRTIPAGTTINYGALAAQLDMPKAVRAVGFANGSNPISVVIPCHRVIGASGSLTGYGGGLPRKRWLLAHEGAVLKPAPRGRAIAA; from the coding sequence ATGAACGCGAGGCCGCCTGAAACATTTGCGCTCGATCGTATGGCAACGCCGATCGGCACTGCGTTGCTGGTCACCGACGCCGACGGCGCGCTGCGCGCGCTGGATTGGGAGGACCATGAGCCGCGACTGCGCCAGCTGCTGCGGCTGCAATATGGCGCGGCGGCTCTGAAAGACGCGCAGGCTCCCAGGGATATTACGGCGGCGCTGACAGAATATTTCGCCGGCGACCTCGCTTCCCTGAACGCGATCAGGTGGCGCGTCGCCGGCACCGTGTTCCAGCGCAAGGTCTGGACCGCGCTGCGCACGATTCCCGCCGGCACCACCATCAACTATGGCGCACTGGCCGCCCAGCTCGATATGCCGAAAGCGGTGCGTGCCGTCGGCTTCGCCAATGGCTCGAACCCGATCAGCGTCGTGATCCCCTGCCATCGCGTCATCGGCGCCAGCGGTTCGCTGACCGGCTATGGCGGCGGGCTACCACGCAAGCGATGGCTGCTGGCGCATGAAGGCGCGGTGCTGAAACCGGCGCCGAGAGGCCGCGCGATCGCGGCCTGA
- a CDS encoding [protein-PII] uridylyltransferase, with amino-acid sequence MDSIVTEGRPEADERFDTARVTAAVDELAAKHAGREDVFRAATAQLLKAELIAARATAQAVLLKDRHGRRCAERLCYVQDEIIRILFAAATRHLYHSPIPSGAERMAVVATGGYGRGLMAPESDIDLLFILPYKQTAWGEQVAEAILYCLWDMGLKVGHATRSVDESIRQARGDMTIRTAILETRFLTGDRPLYDELVARFDKEVVQGTAAEFVTAKLAEREERHRRAGQSRYLVEPNVKDGKGGLRDLHTLFWIAKYVYRVRETDELLERGVFDAQEYRTFRRCADFLWSVRCNIHFFTGRAEERLSFDIQREIAIRLGYTSHPGMQDVERFMKHYFLVAKDVGDLTAFLCAKLEDQQAKPAPVLSRMMARLRPSTNRRRLADSDDFIVDNNRINLAAPDVFRHDPVNLIRIFRLAQKNNLAFHPDAMRTVTRSLKLINTQLRDDPEANRLFMEILTSNDAEIVLRRMNETGVLGHFIRAFGKIVSMMQFNMYHHYTVDEHLLRCVGFLQEIERGGNDEFTVASDLMRKIRPEHRAVIYITTLLHDIAKGRPEDHSIAGAKVARRLCPRLGFNAADTELIVWLIEQHLTMSTVAQSRDLSDRKTIENFAAVVQSVEQMKLLTILTTADIRGVGPGVWNGWKAQLLRTLYYETEPVLTGGFSEVNRAQRIAVAQSEFRAAFTEWPEPELDAYVARHYPAYWLKVELPRKIRHARFLRASEQAGHKLAINVGFDEARAVTELTIFATDHPWLLSIIAGACASAGANIVDAQIYTTTDGRALDTIAISREYDRDEDEGRRATRIGEMIEDVLEGKLRLPEVVARRAAARGKARPFVVEPEVIINNQWSDRYTVIEVSGLDRPGLLYQLTTAISKLNLNIASAHVATFGERARDVFYVTDLLGAQITAPTRQAAIKSALIHLLASDEAAVQPAA; translated from the coding sequence ATGGATAGTATCGTGACAGAAGGCCGCCCCGAGGCCGACGAACGCTTCGATACCGCGCGGGTCACCGCCGCGGTGGATGAACTCGCCGCAAAACACGCCGGGCGAGAGGATGTTTTTCGCGCCGCCACCGCGCAACTGTTGAAGGCTGAACTGATCGCGGCGCGCGCCACCGCGCAGGCGGTGCTGCTGAAGGATCGTCACGGACGGCGCTGCGCCGAACGGCTGTGTTACGTCCAGGACGAAATCATCCGCATCCTGTTCGCCGCCGCCACCCGCCATCTCTATCACTCGCCGATCCCCTCCGGCGCCGAGCGCATGGCCGTTGTCGCCACCGGCGGCTATGGCCGCGGCCTGATGGCGCCGGAATCCGATATCGATCTGTTGTTCATCCTGCCCTACAAACAGACCGCCTGGGGCGAGCAAGTCGCCGAGGCCATCCTGTATTGCCTGTGGGACATGGGCCTGAAGGTCGGCCACGCCACCCGATCGGTTGACGAGTCGATCCGGCAGGCGCGGGGCGACATGACGATCCGCACCGCGATCCTCGAGACCCGGTTCCTGACCGGGGACCGGCCGCTCTACGATGAACTGGTCGCGCGGTTCGACAAGGAGGTGGTGCAGGGCACCGCCGCCGAATTCGTGACCGCCAAGCTGGCCGAGCGCGAAGAGCGCCACCGCCGCGCCGGGCAATCGCGCTACCTGGTCGAACCCAACGTCAAGGACGGCAAAGGCGGGTTGCGCGACTTGCATACGCTGTTCTGGATCGCGAAATATGTCTACCGCGTACGCGAGACCGACGAACTGCTCGAACGCGGCGTGTTCGACGCGCAGGAATACCGCACCTTCCGCCGCTGCGCCGATTTCCTGTGGTCGGTCCGTTGCAACATCCATTTCTTCACCGGCCGCGCCGAAGAACGGCTGTCTTTCGACATCCAGCGCGAGATCGCGATCCGGCTCGGCTATACCTCGCATCCCGGCATGCAGGATGTCGAACGCTTCATGAAGCACTATTTCCTGGTCGCCAAGGACGTCGGCGATCTCACCGCGTTCCTGTGCGCCAAGCTGGAAGACCAGCAGGCCAAGCCCGCGCCAGTGTTGAGCCGCATGATGGCGCGGCTGCGGCCGAGCACCAATCGGCGGCGGTTAGCCGACAGCGACGATTTCATCGTCGACAACAACCGCATCAATCTCGCGGCGCCCGATGTCTTCCGGCATGACCCGGTCAACCTGATCCGGATTTTCCGGCTGGCGCAGAAAAACAATCTCGCGTTTCACCCCGACGCCATGCGCACCGTGACGCGGTCGCTCAAGCTCATCAACACGCAACTGCGCGACGATCCGGAAGCCAACCGGCTGTTCATGGAAATCCTGACATCGAACGATGCGGAAATCGTGCTGCGGCGCATGAACGAGACCGGTGTGCTCGGCCATTTCATTCGCGCCTTCGGCAAGATCGTGTCGATGATGCAGTTCAACATGTACCATCACTACACGGTCGACGAGCATCTGTTGCGCTGCGTCGGCTTCCTGCAGGAGATCGAACGCGGCGGCAACGACGAATTCACCGTCGCCAGCGACCTGATGCGCAAAATTCGCCCCGAGCACCGCGCGGTGATCTACATCACCACGCTGCTGCACGATATCGCCAAGGGCCGGCCGGAGGATCACTCGATCGCCGGGGCGAAGGTGGCGCGGCGGCTGTGCCCGCGGCTCGGCTTCAACGCCGCCGACACCGAGCTGATCGTATGGCTGATCGAACAACATCTGACCATGTCCACGGTGGCGCAGTCGCGCGACCTCTCCGACCGCAAGACCATCGAGAATTTCGCGGCGGTGGTGCAATCGGTCGAACAGATGAAGCTTTTGACGATCCTGACCACCGCCGATATCAGGGGCGTCGGTCCCGGCGTCTGGAACGGCTGGAAGGCGCAACTGCTGCGCACGCTGTATTACGAAACCGAGCCGGTGCTCACGGGGGGGTTTTCCGAAGTCAACCGCGCGCAGCGCATCGCGGTGGCGCAGTCGGAATTCCGCGCCGCTTTCACCGAGTGGCCGGAGCCGGAACTCGACGCCTATGTCGCGCGGCACTATCCCGCCTACTGGCTCAAGGTCGAACTGCCGCGCAAGATCCGCCATGCCCGCTTCCTGCGCGCCAGCGAACAGGCCGGCCACAAGCTGGCGATCAATGTCGGCTTCGACGAGGCGCGCGCCGTCACCGAATTGACCATCTTCGCAACCGATCATCCCTGGCTGCTGTCGATCATCGCCGGTGCCTGCGCTTCGGCGGGCGCCAACATCGTCGACGCGCAGATTTACACCACCACCGACGGGCGCGCGCTCGACACCATCGCGATATCGAGGGAATACGACCGCGACGAGGACGAGGGACGGCGCGCGACGCGGATCGGCGAAATGATCGAGGACGTGCTCGAGGGTAAATTGCGCCTGCCCGAAGTGGTGGCGCGCCGCGCGGCGGCCCGCGGCAAGGCCCGTCCGTTCGTGGTCGAGCCGGAAGTCATCATCAACAATCAGTGGTCGGACCGCTACACGGTGATCGAGGTATCCGGCCTCGACCGGCCGGGTCTGTTGTATCAGCTGACCACCGCGATATCGAAGCTCAACCTCAATATCGCCTCCGCCCATGTCGCGACCTTCGGCGAGCGCGCCCGCGACGTGTTTTACGTCACCGACCTGCTCGGCGCGCAGATCACGGCGCCGACGCGGCAGGCCGCGATCAAGAGCGCGCTGATCCATCTGCTCGCCAGCGACGAGGCCGCGGTGCAGCCGGCGGCGTGA
- the mutS gene encoding DNA mismatch repair protein MutS codes for MTIQQSIPLPSDDAPAAEAAARVTPMMEQYLEIKAANPGLLLFYRMGDFYELFFEDAEIASRALGIMLTKRGKHQGMDIPMCGVPVERSDDYLHRLIAAGHRVAVCEQMEDPAAARARGNKSVVRRDVVRLVTPGTLTEDTLLDARTNNYLVAIARARGSAGTDRIGLAWIDISTSEFIVTECATGELAATLARINPNEAIVTDALYGDADLGPLLRELPAVTPLTRDVFDSATAERRLCDYFAVATMDGLSAMSRLEATAAAAAVTYIDRTQVGKRPPLSPPSREAAGTTMAIDPATRANLELTRTLAGERRGSLLDAIDCTVTSAGSRLLAQRLAAPLTDSAAIARRLDAIAAFVADTSARDDIRTTLRAAPDMSRALARLSVGRGGPRDLAGLRDGIIAADQALERLSTLDDPPAEIAAIMEALRRPSRELGREFARALAEQLPLIKRDGGFVREGYEAALDETRNLRDASRLVVAAMQARYADDTGVKGLKIRHNNVLGYFVEVTAQHGDKLMTPPLKATFIHRQTLAGQTRFTTAELGQIEAKIANAGDRALGLELEIFERLCALVMAASEDLRAAAHAFALLDVATALAKLAIDDNYVRPEVDTSLGFAIEGGRHPVVEQALKRDGQPFIANACDLSPVPTPYPSPQAGERREGAGQIWLITGPNMAGKSTFLRQNALIALMAQIGSFVPATRARIGIVDRLFSRVGAADDLARGRSTFMVEMVETAVILNQASERSLVILDEIGRGTATFDGLSIAWAAIEHLHESNRCRALFATHYHELTALSAKLPRMFNATVRVKEWQGDVVFLHEVLPGSADRSYGIQVAKLAGLPPAVIARAKSVLAKLEAQDRGQTTRALADDLPLFAVPSRAAAEPAPPSEAERLIEAVKALHPDEMSPREALEALYALKAKLPKQ; via the coding sequence ATGACGATCCAGCAATCCATTCCCCTGCCATCGGATGACGCGCCGGCCGCCGAGGCCGCGGCGCGCGTCACGCCAATGATGGAACAATACCTCGAGATCAAGGCCGCCAATCCCGGGCTGTTGCTGTTCTACCGGATGGGCGATTTCTACGAGCTATTCTTCGAGGACGCCGAAATCGCCTCGCGCGCGCTCGGCATCATGCTCACCAAACGCGGCAAGCATCAGGGCATGGATATCCCGATGTGCGGCGTGCCGGTGGAGCGTTCCGACGATTATCTGCACCGCCTGATTGCCGCAGGCCACAGGGTCGCGGTCTGCGAGCAGATGGAGGATCCCGCCGCAGCCCGGGCGCGCGGCAACAAGAGCGTGGTCCGTCGCGACGTGGTGCGGCTGGTGACGCCGGGTACACTCACCGAAGACACGCTGCTGGACGCGCGGACCAATAATTATCTGGTGGCGATCGCGCGCGCGCGTGGATCGGCAGGTACCGACCGCATCGGGCTGGCCTGGATCGATATTTCCACGTCCGAATTCATCGTCACCGAATGCGCGACCGGCGAACTCGCGGCGACATTGGCCCGCATCAACCCGAACGAGGCCATCGTCACCGACGCGCTCTATGGCGATGCCGATCTGGGTCCCTTGCTGCGCGAATTGCCGGCGGTGACGCCGCTGACCCGCGATGTCTTCGACAGCGCCACCGCGGAACGGCGGCTGTGCGATTATTTCGCGGTCGCCACCATGGATGGCCTGAGCGCGATGTCGCGGCTGGAAGCGACCGCCGCCGCGGCGGCCGTCACCTATATCGACCGCACCCAGGTGGGCAAACGCCCGCCGCTGTCGCCGCCGTCGCGCGAAGCCGCCGGCACCACCATGGCGATCGACCCGGCGACCCGCGCCAATCTCGAGCTGACGCGGACGCTGGCGGGCGAGCGGCGCGGATCGTTGCTCGACGCCATCGATTGCACCGTGACATCAGCCGGATCGCGGCTGCTCGCGCAAAGGCTGGCAGCGCCGCTGACCGACAGCGCTGCCATTGCGCGGCGGCTCGACGCAATCGCGGCGTTCGTCGCGGATACCTCGGCGCGCGACGATATCCGCACCACGCTGCGCGCCGCACCCGACATGTCCCGCGCGCTGGCGCGATTATCGGTGGGACGCGGCGGTCCGCGCGACCTTGCCGGATTACGCGACGGCATCATTGCCGCCGACCAGGCGCTGGAGCGCCTCTCCACGCTTGACGATCCGCCGGCTGAGATCGCGGCTATCATGGAGGCCCTGCGCCGCCCGTCGCGCGAACTGGGGCGCGAATTCGCGCGCGCGCTCGCCGAACAACTACCCTTGATCAAACGCGACGGCGGTTTTGTCCGCGAGGGCTACGAGGCCGCGCTGGACGAGACCCGCAATCTGCGCGACGCCTCCCGCCTCGTCGTCGCCGCGATGCAGGCGCGCTACGCCGACGACACCGGCGTCAAGGGCCTCAAGATCCGCCACAACAACGTGCTCGGCTATTTCGTCGAGGTCACGGCGCAGCACGGCGACAAACTGATGACGCCGCCGTTGAAAGCGACCTTCATCCATCGGCAGACGCTGGCCGGGCAGACCCGCTTTACCACGGCGGAGCTCGGCCAGATCGAAGCCAAGATCGCCAATGCCGGCGACCGCGCCCTTGGGCTGGAACTGGAAATCTTCGAGCGGCTGTGCGCGCTGGTCATGGCCGCCAGCGAGGACCTGCGCGCCGCCGCGCACGCCTTCGCGCTGCTTGATGTGGCAACCGCACTGGCAAAGCTCGCGATCGATGACAATTACGTGCGGCCTGAAGTCGACACCTCGCTCGGTTTTGCGATCGAGGGCGGCCGCCATCCCGTGGTCGAGCAAGCCTTGAAGCGCGACGGCCAGCCGTTCATTGCCAACGCCTGCGATCTGTCGCCGGTACCCACACCTTACCCTTCCCCGCAAGCGGGGGAGCGTAGGGAGGGGGCCGGCCAGATCTGGCTGATCACCGGCCCGAACATGGCGGGCAAATCGACCTTCCTGCGCCAGAACGCGCTGATCGCGCTGATGGCGCAGATCGGCAGCTTCGTGCCGGCGACGCGGGCGCGAATAGGAATCGTCGACCGGCTGTTCTCGCGGGTCGGTGCCGCCGACGATCTGGCGCGCGGGCGCTCTACCTTCATGGTGGAGATGGTGGAGACCGCGGTCATTCTCAATCAGGCCAGCGAGCGCTCGCTGGTCATTCTCGACGAAATCGGCAGGGGCACCGCAACTTTCGACGGGCTGTCGATCGCCTGGGCGGCGATCGAACATCTGCATGAGAGCAACCGCTGCCGCGCGCTGTTCGCCACGCACTATCACGAACTCACCGCGCTCTCCGCCAAACTGCCGCGGATGTTCAACGCCACCGTGCGGGTCAAGGAATGGCAGGGCGACGTGGTGTTCCTGCACGAAGTGCTGCCGGGTTCGGCCGACCGCTCTTATGGCATCCAGGTGGCAAAACTCGCAGGATTACCTCCAGCGGTGATCGCCCGCGCCAAATCGGTATTGGCAAAGCTGGAGGCGCAGGACCGTGGCCAAACCACGCGCGCGCTGGCCGACGACCTGCCGCTGTTCGCGGTCCCCTCGCGCGCCGCCGCCGAGCCGGCGCCGCCGAGCGAGGCGGAAAGGCTGATTGAGGCCGTGAAGGCGCTACACCCGGACGAGATGTCGCCGCGCGAGGCGCTGGAGGCGCTGTATGCGCTGAAGGCGAAATTGCCGAAGCAGTGA
- a CDS encoding OsmC family protein, whose amino-acid sequence MDAAELRATQAPIKDRYKSDPKAAFITLKAKGSIDNEGIACKVETGRALAVAGLHPATGGSGLELCSGDMLLEALVACAGVTLKSVATAIEVPLKTGLVTAEGDLDFRGTLGVDKEAPVGFAEIRLRFDVDTAAPQDKLDLLLKLTERYCVVYQTIKNGPKVSVTMQRV is encoded by the coding sequence ATGGACGCCGCCGAACTCCGCGCCACGCAGGCCCCGATCAAGGACCGCTACAAATCGGACCCGAAAGCCGCTTTCATCACGCTGAAGGCCAAGGGGTCGATCGATAACGAAGGCATCGCCTGCAAGGTCGAGACCGGCCGGGCGCTGGCGGTGGCGGGCCTGCATCCCGCCACTGGCGGTTCCGGCCTCGAATTGTGTTCCGGCGACATGCTGCTGGAAGCGCTGGTCGCCTGCGCCGGCGTGACCCTGAAATCGGTGGCGACCGCGATCGAAGTGCCGTTGAAGACCGGTCTGGTTACCGCCGAGGGTGATCTCGATTTCCGCGGTACGCTCGGCGTCGACAAGGAGGCGCCGGTTGGTTTTGCGGAAATTCGCCTGCGCTTCGACGTCGACACGGCGGCGCCGCAGGACAAGCTCGATCTGTTGCTCAAACTCACCGAGCGCTATTGCGTGGTCTACCAGACCATCAAGAACGGGCCCAAGGTGTCGGTAACGATGCAACGGGTGTGA
- a CDS encoding ABC transporter permease, producing the protein MAMTVELSAPERTDPIATPAPTGRLRRWARPALGLLLPVGLALVWEIVVWLGLSNGRLVPPPTRIFAAIVELARSGELARHIVATLTRVVLGFGLGVIAGTVLGAVSGYWGLARRLLDPTVQALRAIPSIAWVPLFILWLGIFETSKIVLIAVGVFFPVYLGVMGAILSVDRKIVEVGRTFRLSGPAMIRRILLPAVLPAYVVALRVGLGLGWMFVVAAEFMGASEGLGYLLIDGQQLGKPAQILAAIVIFAILGKTTDWLIEIGSAPLLRWQDAFGRQSGAA; encoded by the coding sequence ATGGCCATGACGGTTGAACTTTCCGCGCCCGAACGAACCGATCCGATCGCGACGCCCGCACCCACCGGCCGGCTGCGGCGCTGGGCGCGGCCGGCGCTGGGGCTGTTGCTGCCGGTTGGCCTCGCGCTGGTCTGGGAGATCGTGGTCTGGCTCGGCCTGTCCAACGGACGGCTGGTGCCGCCGCCGACCAGGATTTTCGCCGCCATTGTCGAACTGGCGCGCAGCGGCGAACTTGCGCGTCATATCGTGGCGACGCTGACCCGCGTGGTCCTGGGCTTCGGCCTCGGCGTGATCGCGGGCACGGTGCTCGGCGCTGTCTCGGGCTACTGGGGCCTGGCGCGCCGGCTGCTCGATCCTACGGTGCAGGCGCTCCGCGCGATTCCGTCGATCGCCTGGGTGCCGCTGTTCATCCTCTGGCTCGGCATTTTCGAAACCTCGAAAATCGTGCTGATCGCGGTCGGGGTGTTTTTCCCGGTTTATCTCGGCGTGATGGGCGCGATCCTGTCGGTCGATCGCAAGATCGTCGAGGTCGGCCGCACCTTCCGCCTTTCCGGGCCGGCGATGATCCGGCGCATTTTGTTGCCAGCGGTGTTGCCGGCCTATGTGGTCGCGCTGCGGGTCGGCCTCGGGCTGGGCTGGATGTTCGTGGTCGCCGCCGAGTTCATGGGCGCGTCCGAGGGGCTCGGCTATCTCCTGATTGACGGCCAGCAGCTCGGCAAGCCGGCGCAGATCCTGGCCGCGATCGTGATCTTCGCCATTCTCGGCAAGACCACCGACTGGCTGATCGAGATCGGCTCGGCGCCGCTGCTGCGCTGGCAGGATGCCTTTGGCCGCCAGAGTGGAGCGGCCTGA